The segment AAGTCATCATGATTGGGGAAGATCTCCCACGCCCCCTCAAGGATAGACTTTACCTGATCGTGGTAGTAGCGTATGAGCTCTGCACTAGGCATCGTGTAGTGACCCTGGTCGAAGATGCTCTGGATCTGCTTGTAGTACCCACTCTTCGCAGGCTCCTCAAAGAGCGTGTATTGGAGTTGAGAGAGCGGTATATTCAGAGTTCGCAAGATGAAGGCACTAGGAAAGGTGTCTTTACTGCGAGCTAAGTCGATAAAAAGCGGTCTAGAGATGTCTAGTTGCTCCCCCGAACGTAGTCCGATAGCGCAAGCTCTAGAAAAAGCTCTGACCACTTGATTACTTATTTGGTATGGCGTGAAATTCATGCGTATATATTATCTCTTGAGAGTGAATTATGTTATGCTTGGTACCGCTTCAAGGGTACTAGCACTGGGCGATATATGCAGGTGCACAGCACAGCTAGGCACCCTAATGTAATAGTCTCGCTGTGTAAAGGTACTCAAAAACTGTACCACGGCAAGGAATACAGCTGGTATCAACTCGCTTCATGTCGTCGATAGACTAAATAGACAGACGAGAAAGCGGATAGGACAAATTGACCCAATGATGTAGGCAAAGGTAGGGTAAAAAGAGAGAGACCTACTGAAGCCTCATCTGCATAAGGTCATCCAATAGGTCTCTCTCGTGGTACGCAGGATGAGAGTCGAACTCACACACCATTGCTGGCACTACCCCCTCAAAGTAGCGTGTCTACCAATTCCACCACCTGCGCATACAATATATTATTATAGTCTCTTACAGCAACTACTACGCCTAAAGTAATCTTAGGTGCCCAAGACAGGAATCGAACCTGCACAAACTTGCGTTTACTAGTACCTGAAACTAGCGCGTCTACCAGTTCCGCCACTTGGGCTTGTAGCAGTGACTACCTGTGTACATATAATAAACTCTCCATAGTAGTAATGGGGAGTCTAAAAAGAGTGCTGTAATCAGGAGATCGCTACCTCCTTAAGACTAAGAATCCTCTTACTCCGTCACACTTGCTGACCATCTTGTCAAGAAGTTGTGACCTCGTATGAGGAATCAGAGCGGTGCGGACGGGACTCGAACCCGTGACCCCCTGCGTGACAGGCAGGTATTCTAACCAGCTGAACTACCGCACCTCGGTTGTTTTGCTCTGCAAAGGTACAAAAAAATATCAACACTGCAATAGCTGAGGTGATCTTTTTTGCGAAGCTCCAAATGAGACCTTTCAAAATAGGCTCACTAGCCTAGGTATAGAAAGTGAGAGCAACGCTCCTCTGCTCCTTAGCGGTGACAAAGGTACGACAATTTTTGAAACTAACAACTGCTTCCTCGTCAATTTCTACTCCGTAAGTTACGACCGTGATAAGAGCGTACGCTATCTTTGCGACTTAGATCTCTGTTAAATAGACTTTTATCGATTGACCCTGTGGTGATGAAACATCTATTCTTGTGATAGAAAGATTTTATTGGCGGTGCTTTTGTCGCCTCATAAACTGAAATTAGAGACGTCCACGTGGATATTTCAAAATTCCCAGGTGAAGAAAAAGAAATCTCCACGTAGGGACGAATCATTTCCTCCGAAGTTTCATTTGATTCCTCCGAAGTTTCATTTCATATCCACGTGGAGAATTTTTATTTTCCACGTGGATATTTCAAAATCCCCACGTGGATATAGTTCAACGCAAAGAGAAGCTGACAAAAAGATCTACTGGTGTCTGATAAAAGTCAGGACAATTTTGTTTGCATGGAGAAAGCCTGTCGACTGTTGCAACAATCTCAGAATAGCTCAACGCACCAACGTGTAGACCGAGCAGAGCACTGTGTCAAATATATTCCGAAACGAGTTGTGGCTCATGTGGGGACGAATCTTAAGATCAAAAGTTGTCCACATAAGTACGGGGGGATACGTGATACTGACCAGAGTAAGGTCTGGGGCTAACGAGTTCCTTACGTAAGGTACTCGTCGAGTAAGTATGGGTGCAGGAGGTCTTGCGCCTCGGCTGTGTAGTGCTGCTGCGCGGTGCGTATGGCTAAACTTTCGGAGCGACAGGGTGGTGGAGGTGTCGCGGAGCGGTGCCACTGCGTCAGGAGTCGTATGGCGGGCTGCCCTACGTGGTGGTGCAGCCCGCAGAGACGTGTGAGGTTGTAGCGATGCAGCACCGCTTCCCGACGCAAGAGAGGCAACGCCTCGACGGGCGTGACGAGGCAGAGCGTTGGCTCAGGCGCCACGAATGCCTCTAGGTAACGAAAGAGCAGGTGTGGCGCAAAGCCCTCTTCCGTGTGGCGCGCCTGGCGGAGCGGTGCAGTAGCGGGCTGGAGTCCGTCGTAGTAAGGGGGATTGGAGATGATGAGATCGTAGGTACGGGGCGGCAAAGCTAGCTCAGGCGCGGTGATGTCACACGACAGTGCCGTGAGCCGATCGCCGTAGGGAGATCGTGAGAAGTTGTCCTGAGCGGTTCGGACCGCTTCGTCATCGATGTCGATGGCGGTGACCATGGCGCTGGGATAGGTCTGCGCGAGCATCAGTGATAGGATGCCAGTGCCTGTTCCCACGTCTAAGACTTGGCTGGCCGTGTGAGCCGTCCTAGCCCACGCTCCGAGGAAGAGCGCATCGGTAGAGATACGCATAGCACAAGCCCCCTGCATGAGAGCGTAGTGTCGCATGCAGAAGGGCTTGTCCATAGTTTTTTTTGGCTGTTGGCTGTTAGCTCTTCTCAATTCTGCAAATCGGGTTACTCGTTACGTTTTGATACAACGGAGACACTTGACGTGTAACGATATGTAGGGACGCACGGCTCGTGCGTCCGTCCCCGTTAAAGGTTACATCATTAAGATCGTTCGACAACGGACGCCCTCCCACTAAACACTATCCGTGCGTCCCTACAAAGGGTTACACGTGTCATCATTACTCGTCTCGCTTTGATACAACGGACGCCCTCCCACTAAACACTATCCGTGCGTCCCTACAAAGGGTTACACGTATCATCATTACTCGTCTCGTTTTGATACAACGGGCGCACGAGCCGTGCGTCCCTACAAATCGTTACTCGTCTCGCTGTTCTACAACCTCTTAGTACTCTTGCCAGCTCTTGATCTCGAGTTCTTCTAGCGAGAGCGTGCAGAACGCCTTGATGTAGGTAGCAGCAAGGCGAGCATTGGTGATCAGCGGGATGTTGAGATCGATTGCTGCACGGCGTAGCTTGTAGCCATTGGTCAGCTCACCCGTAGAGAGGTTCTTATTGATGTTGACCACGAGGTCTACCTCATGCCGGTGCAACAGGTCGAGTGCTTGTGGCTGCTCGGTGCTGTCGGGCCAGTGAACGAGCGTAGCAGGGACTCCGTTCTCCTCTAGGAAGTGCTGCGTGCCCGCCGTAGCGTAGAGCTTGTAGCCTTTCTTGTGGAGGAGCTGTGATGCCTCGAGGAGGTCGGCCTTTTGCTTGGCGCCACCTGTCGAGAGGAGGACGCCACGCTCTGGTATGTGATGCCCTACGGAGAGCATCGCCTTGAGGATAGCCTCCTCGGTGTCCTCACCGATACAACCCACCTCGCCCGTGGAAACCATATCGACACCTAGCACGGGATCAGCCTTTTGCAAGCGGGAGAAGGAGAACTGCGAAGCCTTGATCCCCACATAGTCTAGCGAGAAGGCATCCTTCGTCGGGTGCTCATAGGGCAGTCCTAGCATGATCTTGGTTGCTAGGTCGATGAAGTTGAGTCGCAGCACCTTGCTCACGAAGGGGAAGCTACGCGAAGCGCGGAGGTTGCACTCGATTACTTTGATTTCGTTACCTCGTGCGAGGAACTGAATGTTGAACGGGCCTGAGATGTGTAGTGCTTCGGCAATCTGGCGCGAGATGCGCTTGATGCGTCGTACGGTCTCGACGTAAAGCTTCTGTGCGGGGAACTGAATGGTCGCATCGCCACTGTGGACACCAGCGAACTCGATATGCTCGCTGATCGCATAGGCGACGATCTCGCCATGGTCAGCAACGGCATCCATCTCGATCTCCTTGGCATGCTCGACAAACTGTGACACGACCACGGGGTGGTCTTGAGACACATTGGCTGCGAGCTGCAAGAAGCGGAGTAGCTCCTCCTGATTGGAGCAGACATTCATCGCAGCTCCTGAGAGGACGTAGCTAGGACGCACCAAGACGGGATAGCCCACACGATCCACGAAGCGGTCGATGTCCTCAATGGTGGTGAGCTCGCTCCACTCGGGCTGGTCGATGCCTAGCTCGTCTAGCATGGCGGAGAACTTATGACGATCCTCCGCATGGTCTATATCTTCGGCTTGCGTGCCTAGGATGGTGACCCCATTGGCGGCAAGACGTAGTGCCAGGTTGTTGGGGATCTGACCACCCGTAGCTAGGATGACACCCTTGGGAGCCTCTAGGTCTATGATATCCATGACGCGCTCGAAGGTGAGCTCGTC is part of the Porphyromonas asaccharolytica DSM 20707 genome and harbors:
- a CDS encoding tRNA1(Val) (adenine(37)-N6)-methyltransferase: MDKPFCMRHYALMQGACAMRISTDALFLGAWARTAHTASQVLDVGTGTGILSLMLAQTYPSAMVTAIDIDDEAVRTAQDNFSRSPYGDRLTALSCDITAPELALPPRTYDLIISNPPYYDGLQPATAPLRQARHTEEGFAPHLLFRYLEAFVAPEPTLCLVTPVEALPLLRREAVLHRYNLTRLCGLHHHVGQPAIRLLTQWHRSATPPPPCRSESLAIRTAQQHYTAEAQDLLHPYLLDEYLT